The proteins below are encoded in one region of Ereboglobus luteus:
- a CDS encoding glycosyl hydrolase family 28-related protein, whose amino-acid sequence MKSTFRNLCAFFIIHSSFFISGATGATSSWVFPGPDGRLVYETTPAGDRIMDFSHAGYKGGGVALPVVPVKLTVQPLADKNADATAHIQAAIDKVSARPPDANGFRGAVLLAPGDYTCTEPLRVNASGVVLRGSGATGPNASTIKMAGPKHNALYVGGDRYTIPGNSTDETAITDRYVPAGSKTFTVANAKNYSVGDTIVIRRTVTAEWIELLEMHTLFRNGKPQIWMKPGSKFSALRSIAAIDKNTITLDIPLPDYIDVKNLPANGATIAKIGQPVAVSLCGIENLRIQSPEQPVNHSKKLYSAIRMKAEDSWMRDVRIEETMDSVSVNGRRITLERVDVIRKARHEGSSKPAEFAPNGGQILLSRCSVEGDNVWFVATGSRHVGPIVILECTFNGKSRLEGHMGWTTGMLVDNCKLPDGGIDFKNRGTAGSGHGWGLGWSVAWNCVAKTHTIQQPASAFNWAIGCTWLDKDAARREIKNPGTFDSNDKPVTPRSLYLTQLRERLGPEALRAIGYSE is encoded by the coding sequence ATGAAATCCACATTCCGCAACCTCTGCGCATTCTTCATTATACATTCTTCATTCTTCATTAGTGGCGCCACCGGCGCCACGTCCTCGTGGGTGTTTCCCGGTCCCGACGGACGCCTCGTTTATGAAACCACGCCCGCGGGCGACCGCATCATGGACTTCTCGCACGCCGGCTACAAGGGCGGCGGAGTCGCGCTCCCCGTCGTGCCCGTCAAGCTCACCGTCCAGCCTCTCGCCGATAAAAACGCCGACGCCACCGCGCACATCCAGGCCGCCATTGACAAAGTCTCCGCGCGCCCGCCCGACGCCAACGGCTTCCGCGGGGCCGTGCTTCTCGCCCCCGGCGATTACACCTGCACCGAGCCGCTTCGCGTCAACGCCAGCGGCGTCGTGCTTCGCGGCAGCGGCGCCACCGGTCCGAACGCCAGCACAATCAAGATGGCCGGCCCCAAGCACAACGCGCTCTACGTCGGCGGCGATCGCTACACAATCCCCGGCAACAGCACCGACGAAACCGCCATCACCGACCGCTACGTCCCGGCGGGCTCAAAAACGTTCACCGTTGCAAACGCGAAAAATTATTCCGTCGGCGACACCATTGTCATCCGCAGAACCGTGACCGCCGAATGGATAGAATTGCTCGAAATGCACACCCTCTTCCGCAACGGAAAACCGCAAATTTGGATGAAGCCCGGCAGCAAATTTTCTGCCCTGCGCTCCATAGCCGCCATCGACAAAAACACCATCACGCTCGACATCCCGCTGCCCGATTACATCGACGTGAAAAACCTCCCCGCCAACGGCGCCACCATTGCCAAGATCGGCCAACCCGTCGCCGTCTCGCTCTGCGGCATTGAAAATCTCCGCATCCAGTCGCCCGAGCAACCCGTGAATCACTCGAAAAAACTCTACTCCGCCATCCGCATGAAAGCCGAGGACAGCTGGATGCGTGACGTGCGCATTGAGGAAACGATGGACAGTGTCAGCGTGAACGGCCGCCGCATCACGCTTGAGCGAGTCGATGTCATTCGCAAGGCGCGCCACGAAGGCTCCTCCAAGCCCGCCGAGTTCGCGCCCAACGGCGGACAGATCCTCCTCTCGCGCTGCTCGGTCGAGGGCGACAACGTGTGGTTCGTCGCCACGGGCAGCCGTCACGTCGGCCCCATCGTGATTCTCGAATGCACATTCAATGGCAAAAGCCGCCTCGAGGGCCACATGGGCTGGACGACCGGCATGCTTGTTGACAACTGCAAGCTCCCCGACGGAGGCATTGATTTCAAAAACCGCGGCACCGCCGGCTCCGGGCACGGCTGGGGCCTCGGCTGGTCGGTCGCATGGAATTGCGTCGCGAAAACCCACACCATCCAGCAACCCGCGAGCGCCTTCAACTGGGCCATCGGCTGCACCTGGCTGGACAAGGACGCCGCACGGCGCGAAATCAAGAATCCCGGCACCTTCGATTCCAACGACAAACCCGTCACCCCGCGCAGCCTCTATCTGACGCAACTCCGCGAGCGCCTCGGCCCCGAAGCCCTCCGCGCCATCGGCTACTCGGAGTAA
- a CDS encoding DUF362 domain-containing protein: protein MKAHTLHLLRLVILPLFIFHFPLFISAQRATPGPTKTKYNWVPEASNQPVGAARGIFPGRVVWAHDPGAAKWSGDWKNAKDPWWSDEATSQPRTDAMVSSTLRSLTGAQTDTAAWTAIFEYYNKTIAPLMGVKRPARGYQPGEIVAVKVNLNSTSGKNDRRDSMRNNNTSDVTPQIILATVRQLVHHAGVAEKDILIYDAKRVVFTQLLQKVWDEFPDVRFLQERTVTDDQRHSSHRGRPRIERPDWTTALTYSNGTENGRNNPQDIPRQVLDATYIINLAILKNHSYPYSNMEGRDEGQTGVTLTGKNHYGSIQGPSALHKAINTNQEGGKKVYSPMVDLAASPNLGAKTILYMLDGMYSARKHTSYPIHFPNAPFNNSNYPYKNPSWPSCILASLDGVALDSVGLDILYSQTKDNADRDNLNRPWLIVRENADDYLHEMALANNPPRAPNTASLGKPSPASAFTNTGTTTITANTAATSTRKTARASN, encoded by the coding sequence ATGAAAGCACACACCCTTCACCTCCTCCGCCTCGTCATCCTTCCATTATTCATTTTTCATTTTCCATTATTCATTAGCGCGCAGCGCGCCACCCCCGGCCCCACCAAGACAAAATACAACTGGGTTCCCGAAGCGTCCAACCAGCCTGTTGGTGCCGCGCGAGGCATCTTTCCCGGGCGCGTCGTCTGGGCGCACGATCCCGGCGCGGCGAAGTGGAGCGGCGATTGGAAAAACGCAAAAGACCCCTGGTGGTCCGACGAAGCCACCAGCCAGCCCCGCACCGACGCCATGGTCTCCAGCACGCTCCGCTCGCTCACCGGCGCGCAAACCGACACCGCCGCGTGGACGGCCATTTTTGAGTATTATAACAAAACCATTGCCCCGCTCATGGGCGTCAAGCGCCCCGCCCGCGGCTACCAGCCCGGCGAAATCGTTGCCGTCAAGGTCAACCTGAACTCCACCAGCGGCAAGAACGACCGCCGCGATTCCATGCGCAACAACAACACCTCCGACGTCACCCCGCAAATCATCCTCGCCACCGTCCGCCAGCTCGTGCACCACGCCGGCGTCGCGGAAAAAGACATCCTCATTTACGACGCCAAGCGCGTCGTTTTCACCCAGCTCCTGCAAAAAGTCTGGGATGAATTTCCCGACGTCCGCTTCCTCCAGGAGCGCACCGTCACCGACGACCAGCGCCATTCCTCCCATCGCGGCCGCCCGCGCATCGAGCGCCCAGACTGGACAACCGCGCTCACTTATTCCAACGGCACCGAAAACGGCCGCAACAACCCGCAGGACATTCCCCGCCAAGTCCTCGACGCCACCTATATCATCAACCTCGCCATCCTCAAAAATCACTCCTATCCCTACAGCAACATGGAGGGCCGCGACGAGGGCCAGACCGGCGTCACGCTCACCGGCAAAAACCACTACGGCTCCATCCAAGGCCCCTCCGCGCTCCACAAGGCGATCAACACAAACCAAGAGGGCGGCAAAAAAGTGTATTCCCCCATGGTCGATCTCGCCGCGTCGCCCAACCTCGGCGCGAAAACCATCCTCTACATGCTCGACGGCATGTATTCCGCCCGCAAGCACACCTCATACCCGATCCACTTCCCCAACGCCCCTTTCAACAATAGCAACTATCCCTACAAAAACCCCTCCTGGCCCTCCTGCATCCTCGCCTCGCTCGACGGCGTGGCGCTCGATTCCGTCGGCCTCGACATCCTTTACTCGCAAACAAAGGACAACGCCGACCGCGACAACCTCAACCGCCCCTGGCTCATTGTCCGCGAAAACGCCGACGACTACCTCCATGAAATGGCCCTCGCCAACAATCCCCCTCGCGCACCAAATACCGCCAGTCTAGGCAAACCGTCCCCAGCCTCGGCGTTCACGAACACTGGAACGACGACTATCACCGCCAATACAGCCGCAACCTCGACCCGCAAAACGGCAAGGGCATCGAATTGA
- a CDS encoding glycoside hydrolase family 88/105 protein, producing the protein MIYIRTDLTPAENAALKLPRRRTSQGVANALLPQYTVEQAPPNWAVAAAESVMARYPDYREAYWKPWNYVTGYMLNGFEMLYKKTGDKKYYDYIKKYMDNFVDAGGNFTAVNPSRKNAPDRPRDNLDNIMTGSMLVAMYEHTKDERYKKAAEVFRRAFDDYPRNPDGGFWHGRGTTGQMWIDGIFMGQMFLTRYGAVIGDTQYCFDEAAKQILIYTKHEKGNTGLYYHGWTANPELREWADKKTGLSTDVWAEGHGWYALIISETLKLMPADHAKRPELIALHAKVAEGLKNFQDEKTGGWWNIVDKGGRPGNFIDPSGTAMFIYMLKRGIEMNLLDSAVYTPVVERGYAALLSMTRINEHGLVDVWGGCDGVSIQKNYDAYASRKRMVNAKETYAGFLWAAVVMEDYNK; encoded by the coding sequence TTGATATACATTCGCACCGACCTCACTCCCGCGGAAAACGCCGCGCTCAAGCTCCCCCGTCGTCGCACCTCGCAAGGAGTCGCCAACGCCCTCCTCCCTCAATACACCGTCGAGCAAGCCCCGCCCAACTGGGCCGTCGCCGCCGCCGAGTCCGTCATGGCCCGCTACCCCGATTACCGCGAAGCCTACTGGAAACCTTGGAACTACGTCACCGGATACATGCTCAACGGTTTCGAAATGTTGTATAAAAAGACCGGCGATAAAAAATACTACGATTATATTAAAAAATACATGGACAACTTTGTGGATGCCGGTGGCAATTTCACCGCCGTCAACCCGTCCCGCAAAAACGCGCCCGACCGTCCCCGCGACAACCTCGATAATATAATGACCGGCTCGATGCTCGTCGCCATGTATGAACACACAAAGGACGAGCGCTATAAAAAAGCCGCCGAGGTTTTCCGCCGCGCCTTCGACGACTATCCCCGCAACCCCGACGGCGGCTTCTGGCACGGACGCGGCACCACCGGCCAGATGTGGATCGACGGCATCTTCATGGGCCAGATGTTCCTCACCCGCTACGGCGCCGTGATCGGCGACACGCAATACTGCTTCGACGAGGCAGCGAAACAAATCCTCATTTATACAAAACACGAAAAAGGAAACACCGGCCTCTATTATCACGGCTGGACGGCGAATCCGGAGCTCCGCGAATGGGCCGACAAAAAAACCGGCCTCTCCACCGACGTATGGGCCGAGGGACACGGCTGGTATGCGCTCATCATAAGCGAAACCTTAAAACTCATGCCCGCCGACCACGCCAAGCGCCCGGAACTCATCGCCCTTCACGCCAAAGTCGCCGAGGGCCTGAAAAACTTCCAGGACGAAAAGACCGGCGGTTGGTGGAACATCGTCGATAAAGGCGGCCGCCCCGGCAACTTCATCGACCCATCCGGCACCGCCATGTTTATATACATGCTCAAGCGCGGCATTGAAATGAACCTCCTCGATTCGGCCGTATACACACCCGTCGTCGAGCGCGGTTACGCCGCGCTCCTCTCCATGACGCGCATCAACGAGCACGGACTCGTCGACGTTTGGGGCGGTTGCGACGGCGTGAGCATCCAGAAAAACTACGACGCCTACGCCTCCCGCAAGCGCATGGTCAACGCCAAGGAAACCTACGCCGGTTTCCTCTGGGCCGCCGTCGTCATGGAGGATTATAATAAATAA
- a CDS encoding alpha-galactosidase, whose translation MNKRSVSAALLLLFLAFHISLFSAPARQISIGTGNTELVLLAGKDGRLYQLHYGAASPAGKPRQSASRDDEAYPQYGNGFLHEPALRVTHADGNTSTDLRYVSHTAADDPARAGVTHTRIELADPAYPGFRVALNYRAYAAENIIEQWAEITNNEPGAITLSRYASAALVAKSTAYHLTQIHGAYMREASLAEERLAPGIKILDTKLGVRAHQFRAPNFILSLDGPAREETGRVIGGALAWSGNFQFAFEIDNANRLRALCGINPFASEYILAPGDTFATPALLHTFSTEGRGGMSRNFHRWARAHGIRDGAKPRPVLLNNWEATHCDFDENKLISLFEGAREVGADLFLLDDGWFGNKYPRDNDRAGLGDWEVCRKKLPNGLTHLADAAIARGVAFGIWLEPEMVNPASELFEKHPDWVITQPKRELTYGRNQLILDLTRPEVRAFERSIIDNTLAPNPGITYVKWDCNRYVTQPGSSHLPAGRQSHLLIDYQHHLYDLMRHMAEKYPGVMAMLCSGGSGRVDYGAMRHFHSFWPSDNTDPHQRVFIQWGFSQFFPSNTLSAHVTNMGKKPLKFAIDVALSGAFGIDRDISRWTPAERAQVAAASKLYREHIRPITADGDLYRLASPYDQPRAVLEYVSQDRAAALVFIYNLGEVAYPAIKPLGLDPAKTYRVREINLAPGATSRLKPYAADGATLMRDGFAAPLRRSLESAIIEITAE comes from the coding sequence ATGAACAAACGCTCCGTTTCCGCCGCTCTCCTGCTGTTGTTTTTGGCTTTTCATATTTCGCTCTTCAGCGCGCCCGCCCGGCAAATCTCGATCGGCACTGGCAACACCGAGCTTGTTCTCCTCGCCGGAAAAGACGGGCGTCTTTATCAACTCCACTACGGCGCCGCTTCCCCCGCGGGCAAACCCCGGCAATCCGCCTCCCGCGATGACGAGGCATACCCCCAATACGGCAACGGCTTCCTGCACGAACCCGCACTCCGGGTCACCCACGCCGACGGCAACACCTCCACCGACCTGCGCTACGTTTCGCACACTGCCGCCGACGACCCCGCGCGCGCCGGCGTCACGCACACTCGCATCGAACTCGCCGATCCCGCCTATCCCGGTTTTCGCGTCGCGCTCAACTATCGCGCCTACGCCGCCGAAAACATCATCGAGCAATGGGCCGAGATCACCAACAACGAACCCGGCGCGATCACCCTGTCGCGTTACGCCTCCGCCGCGCTCGTCGCAAAATCAACCGCCTACCACCTCACGCAAATCCACGGCGCCTACATGCGCGAGGCAAGCCTGGCCGAGGAGCGGCTCGCCCCCGGTATCAAAATTTTGGATACAAAACTCGGCGTGCGCGCGCACCAGTTTCGCGCGCCCAACTTCATCCTCTCGCTCGACGGCCCCGCGCGCGAGGAAACCGGCCGCGTCATCGGCGGCGCGCTCGCATGGTCGGGTAACTTCCAGTTCGCGTTTGAAATCGACAACGCCAACCGCCTCCGCGCCCTCTGCGGCATCAACCCCTTCGCCTCCGAATACATCCTCGCCCCCGGCGACACCTTCGCCACGCCCGCCTTGCTCCACACCTTTTCCACCGAGGGCAGGGGCGGCATGTCGCGCAACTTTCACCGCTGGGCGCGCGCTCACGGCATCCGCGACGGCGCCAAGCCGCGCCCCGTGCTCCTCAACAACTGGGAGGCCACCCATTGCGATTTCGACGAAAACAAGCTCATCTCCCTCTTCGAGGGCGCGCGCGAAGTCGGCGCCGATTTGTTCCTCCTCGACGACGGCTGGTTCGGCAACAAATACCCCCGCGACAACGACCGCGCCGGACTCGGCGACTGGGAAGTCTGCCGCAAAAAACTCCCCAACGGACTCACGCACCTCGCCGACGCCGCCATCGCCAGGGGCGTCGCCTTCGGCATCTGGCTCGAGCCCGAAATGGTCAATCCCGCCAGCGAACTTTTTGAAAAACACCCCGACTGGGTCATCACCCAACCCAAGCGCGAGCTCACCTACGGACGCAACCAGCTCATCCTCGATCTCACCCGCCCCGAAGTGCGGGCATTCGAACGCTCCATCATCGACAACACCCTCGCGCCCAACCCCGGCATCACTTACGTGAAATGGGACTGCAATCGCTACGTCACCCAGCCCGGCTCCTCCCATCTCCCCGCCGGCCGGCAATCGCACCTGCTCATCGACTACCAGCATCATCTCTACGACCTCATGCGCCACATGGCGGAAAAATATCCCGGCGTCATGGCCATGCTCTGCTCCGGCGGCTCCGGACGCGTCGATTACGGCGCCATGCGCCACTTCCACTCCTTCTGGCCGTCGGACAACACCGACCCGCACCAGCGCGTCTTCATCCAGTGGGGCTTCAGTCAGTTTTTCCCGTCAAACACCCTCTCAGCGCACGTCACCAATATGGGCAAAAAACCGCTCAAGTTTGCCATCGACGTCGCCCTCTCCGGCGCCTTCGGAATCGACCGCGACATCTCGCGCTGGACTCCCGCCGAACGCGCCCAGGTCGCCGCCGCCTCGAAACTCTACCGCGAGCACATCCGCCCCATCACCGCCGACGGCGATCTTTACCGTCTCGCCTCGCCCTACGACCAGCCCCGCGCCGTGCTCGAATACGTTTCGCAAGACCGCGCCGCCGCGCTCGTCTTCATCTACAATCTCGGCGAGGTCGCCTATCCCGCGATCAAGCCGCTCGGACTCGATCCCGCCAAAACCTACCGCGTCCGCGAAATCAACCTCGCGCCCGGCGCCACCTCCCGCCTGAAACCCTACGCCGCCGACGGCGCGACCCTGATGCGCGACGGCTTCGCCGCCCCCCTCCGCCGCTCCCTCGAAAGCGCGATAATAGAAATCACCGCGGAATAA
- a CDS encoding uroporphyrinogen decarboxylase family protein: MNRRSFLKTSALAAATTAFSGMLPTTNAAPEKTRRPAASNKRDLVMRMLDANVSHSYIPAGFFMHFPRNQRSGDAAIRAHADYFRATGMDFVKIQFEQSYPKCPDIKKPSDWRNIPVLDESFFEPTLHVIRGLMSELKSEALILPTIYGPYQMAKQAVHWKTLVAHANEDPEAVKRGMENVYLSVMKFVNAAVRLGVDGFYTCTQGGESNRLAARPVFENVVKTYDLLMMKQVAAATPFNILHICDHDGPYDTGDFAARFADYPGHIVNIPNEADGKHLSLSQAAALFQRPVMGGLDRKGVLATGTPAQIRATVRDLLRDAPDRVILAADCTVAPTTPIENLRAAIETAHTFRS; the protein is encoded by the coding sequence ATGAACCGACGCTCCTTTCTCAAAACATCCGCGCTCGCCGCCGCCACAACCGCATTCTCCGGGATGCTCCCGACGACAAATGCCGCGCCCGAAAAAACGCGCCGCCCGGCCGCCTCGAACAAACGCGACCTCGTGATGCGAATGCTCGACGCGAACGTTTCGCACTCCTACATCCCGGCAGGATTCTTCATGCACTTTCCGCGAAACCAGCGCTCCGGCGACGCCGCCATCCGCGCCCATGCCGACTACTTCCGCGCCACCGGCATGGATTTCGTTAAAATCCAGTTCGAGCAATCCTACCCCAAATGCCCCGACATCAAAAAGCCCTCCGACTGGCGCAACATTCCCGTCCTCGACGAATCCTTTTTTGAGCCCACGCTCCACGTCATCCGCGGCCTCATGAGCGAACTCAAATCCGAGGCGCTCATCCTCCCCACCATCTACGGCCCCTACCAAATGGCAAAGCAGGCCGTGCACTGGAAAACCCTCGTCGCGCACGCCAACGAAGACCCCGAGGCCGTCAAGCGCGGCATGGAAAACGTTTACCTCTCCGTCATGAAATTCGTGAACGCCGCCGTCCGCCTCGGCGTTGACGGCTTCTACACCTGCACGCAAGGCGGCGAATCCAACCGCCTTGCCGCGCGCCCCGTTTTTGAGAACGTCGTCAAAACCTACGACCTGCTCATGATGAAACAAGTCGCCGCCGCCACGCCCTTCAACATCCTCCACATCTGCGACCACGACGGCCCCTACGACACCGGCGACTTCGCCGCCCGCTTCGCCGACTATCCCGGCCACATCGTCAACATCCCCAACGAAGCCGACGGCAAACACCTCTCCCTCTCCCAAGCCGCCGCGCTGTTCCAACGCCCCGTCATGGGCGGCCTCGACCGCAAAGGCGTCCTCGCCACCGGCACGCCCGCCCAAATCCGCGCCACCGTCCGCGACCTCCTTCGCGACGCGCCCGACCGCGTCATCCTCGCCGCCGACTGCACCGTGGCCCCGACAACGCCAATCGAAAATCTCCGCGCCGCCATCGAAACCGCGCACACCTTTCGCTCATAA
- the fucP gene encoding L-fucose:H+ symporter permease: protein MLLTFVLVTSLFALWGFANDITNPMVAAFKNILLISNFQSAWVQAAFYGGYCVMAIPAALFIRWFGYKKGIITGLALYSMGCFMFVPAGNAMAFGAFLAAYFTMTCGLAFLETTANPYILSLGSEETATRRLNFSQAFNPIGSLTGMLVARNLILAKLDQTPEAARRVLAETDPAAFAAMQKNDLGVIVGPYLMLGVVVLFMFVVFLVARLPEGVSHEPSGKNGEARSTALGATVKRLFTNPCYLLGVVAQAFYVGVQIMVWTFIIQYAENELGMRKDVAQGYNMVAMGIFVTSRFVCTYLLKYIRPAQLLLLLASCGGAFTCGTIFIKGMTGLYCLVAVSACMSLMFPTIYGIALKGLGDDAKLASAGLIVAIGGGCVMPPLQGLIIDKGHWFGEALSSTRVSFVLPLLCFAVIAAYALFVKKHRTQ, encoded by the coding sequence ATGCTGCTCACGTTCGTCCTCGTCACCTCGCTGTTCGCGCTGTGGGGTTTTGCGAACGACATCACCAACCCGATGGTGGCGGCGTTCAAAAACATCCTGCTCATTTCGAATTTTCAAAGTGCTTGGGTGCAGGCCGCGTTTTACGGCGGCTATTGCGTCATGGCTATTCCGGCGGCGCTGTTCATTCGTTGGTTCGGTTACAAAAAAGGCATCATCACCGGACTGGCTTTGTATTCGATGGGATGCTTCATGTTCGTGCCGGCGGGAAACGCGATGGCGTTCGGTGCGTTTCTCGCGGCTTATTTTACCATGACGTGCGGGTTGGCGTTTCTTGAGACGACGGCCAACCCCTACATCCTCTCGCTCGGCTCCGAGGAGACCGCGACGCGGCGCTTGAATTTCTCGCAGGCGTTCAACCCCATCGGCTCGCTCACGGGCATGCTGGTGGCGCGCAATCTCATCCTCGCAAAACTCGACCAGACTCCGGAGGCCGCGCGCCGCGTGCTCGCGGAAACCGATCCGGCGGCGTTCGCTGCGATGCAGAAAAACGACCTCGGCGTGATCGTCGGCCCCTACCTGATGCTGGGCGTCGTCGTGCTTTTTATGTTTGTTGTCTTCCTGGTCGCAAGGCTGCCCGAGGGCGTTTCGCACGAACCCTCCGGCAAAAACGGCGAGGCGAGATCGACGGCGCTGGGCGCGACCGTGAAACGGCTTTTCACCAACCCGTGCTACCTGCTCGGCGTGGTGGCGCAGGCGTTCTACGTCGGCGTGCAGATCATGGTGTGGACCTTCATCATCCAATACGCCGAGAACGAACTCGGCATGCGCAAGGACGTCGCGCAGGGCTACAACATGGTCGCGATGGGGATTTTTGTGACGAGTCGCTTCGTCTGCACGTATCTGCTAAAATACATCCGTCCCGCGCAACTGCTGCTGCTGCTCGCGAGCTGCGGCGGCGCCTTCACGTGCGGCACGATTTTCATCAAGGGCATGACGGGGCTGTATTGCCTCGTGGCGGTCTCGGCGTGCATGTCGCTCATGTTCCCGACGATCTACGGCATCGCGCTCAAGGGACTCGGCGACGACGCGAAGCTCGCGTCGGCCGGCTTGATTGTCGCGATCGGCGGCGGCTGCGTGATGCCGCCGTTGCAAGGCCTGATCATCGACAAGGGCCACTGGTTCGGCGAGGCGCTCTCCTCGACGCGCGTGTCGTTTGTCCTTCCGCTGCTCTGCTTCGCGGTGATCGCCGCCTACGCGCTCTTCGTCAAAAAACACAGGACGCAATAA